ACATTCAGGGTTCGGGGATATCCCACCCAGGGCAACAATTGTGTAATCAGATCCAGCAGTATGTCTTTGCCGTTTCCGACATTCAGGTTGCCTTGAATGTGCCACTTTATCTGTGATTCAACCCCGCCCAGAGCAATGAGGATGGACAGTGTGATGAGTTCCCTGACACTTATGTCTACGCCATTGCGGGTATAATAATCGCCAAAGCAATTGGCAGACAGAAACCTTTGAATGTGTAGCTGGTCTTTGGGCGATCGCTCATACATTTGATCGATCGTCTCGCCGAACACAGCTTTCTGTATTGCCAGCCCTTTGTCGTAGCGTGTTTCCGGGCTGGTGGTCGATTGCCCTTCCAACGGTAATTGAATGCCCCTGCTGGACATTACTTCATTAGTGGCATGAACGAAGTCAAATGCTTTCGCCATACCTACGTAAGGTACCGACTGATACAGGATCTCCTTGATTTCAACCGGCGTTACTCCGACATTGAGCGCAGCGCCCACCATAACTCTGTATTCGCTTACTGCCTGGTTGCCGATGATAGACGCTAGAATCAGCATGATCCTTGTCTTTGTATCCAGCTTGCTCTCAGCAATTACTTCGTCGAAGGCGAAGTTGTCAAAGACTTCGATCAGTTCAGGATCGGTTACTTTCAGGGTCGATTTGTGGTTTGGAAAGAGTTCCTCATGGTTTTTATGTGCCGCTTCACTTATCCTCACAGAGGATTGAGTTTTGTCCTTCTGCGGTGTATTTGTCATCCACATCTCCTTTTTTGAGTCACAGTTCTATGGTTGGCAATTCCGTCTATAATCCCGTTCGCTTTTCCAACGCTTCTGGATAGCGATCGCCTTCCACTGTAATTTGCGCCAATGCCTCGTCGATGCTCTTCAATTCGTCCTGCGTCAGCTCGATGTCCGCTGCCACAATGTTTTCTTCCAGGCGGCTCAATTTAGTTGTGCCGGGAATGGGCACCACGGCTTGGAGCAGGGAGATACTTTCTTGCTTGTCGAGGGTATGGCTGTAGGCATAGTTCAACGCCCAGCCCGATCGCCGAGACTTCCAGATTACTGTTTCCAAGTTTGCGCTTTTGCATTGGCACTCCTTCGAGATTCCGCTCGGTTATTCAGATTTCAGGGATGCCATATCAATCACAAAGCGGTATTTCACATCAGACTTGAGCAGGCGATCGTAGGCTTCGTTGACCTTCTGGATAGGAATGACTTCGACATCGGCGGTGATGTTATGCTTGCCGCAAAAGTCGAGCATCTCTTGGGTTTCGGGGATGCCGCCGATGTTTGAGCCGGAGAGACTGCGACGGGCCATGATCAGGCTGAATGCCGCGACATCCA
The Nostoc punctiforme PCC 73102 genome window above contains:
- a CDS encoding carboxymuconolactone decarboxylase family protein — encoded protein: MTNTPQKDKTQSSVRISEAAHKNHEELFPNHKSTLKVTDPELIEVFDNFAFDEVIAESKLDTKTRIMLILASIIGNQAVSEYRVMVGAALNVGVTPVEIKEILYQSVPYVGMAKAFDFVHATNEVMSSRGIQLPLEGQSTTSPETRYDKGLAIQKAVFGETIDQMYERSPKDQLHIQRFLSANCFGDYYTRNGVDISVRELITLSILIALGGVESQIKWHIQGNLNVGNGKDILLDLITQLLPWVGYPRTLNVLKCLNEVATE
- a CDS encoding aldo/keto reductase, coding for METVIWKSRRSGWALNYAYSHTLDKQESISLLQAVVPIPGTTKLSRLEENIVAADIELTQDELKSIDEALAQITVEGDRYPEALEKRTGL